A single genomic interval of Deinococcus betulae harbors:
- a CDS encoding tyrosine-type recombinase/integrase, with protein sequence MTLDLYRHGQLAPLRAWAALPLEERRRRAVAAVAGRDTATLLELLEAHHVRTHGHVSPETLRKYRLGAKTWLSYATDNAVKVMHPASEDTDLWVRSLEAAGKSPSSVGVLLAGARALYAALRWAKATKDTPFTDTRPKKDKRRPWDKRQPYPEADVQLLLAAASLEMRVLLRLGAIAGLRASEITNLTWSNVDLDSGALTVVNGKGGKTRRVLLPTSLILDLQVLREQHPIELVIGRTPEAARSRLRTLCRQVGIPYLGLHALRHTAGTQLVRAGFQLQDVAEHLGHSDVQTARTYGKWADDRLRKHLLEL encoded by the coding sequence ATGACCCTCGACCTGTACCGGCACGGACAACTTGCGCCGTTGCGGGCCTGGGCCGCGCTGCCCCTGGAGGAGCGCCGGCGCCGGGCAGTTGCGGCTGTCGCCGGACGCGACACAGCCACCTTGCTGGAGCTGTTAGAAGCCCACCATGTCCGCACACATGGACATGTCAGCCCGGAGACCCTGCGCAAATACCGGTTGGGGGCCAAGACCTGGTTGAGTTACGCCACTGACAATGCCGTGAAGGTGATGCACCCGGCATCAGAAGACACTGACCTGTGGGTGCGGTCACTAGAAGCAGCAGGAAAGTCGCCGTCTAGCGTTGGCGTTCTTTTAGCCGGCGCACGGGCGCTGTACGCGGCCCTCCGCTGGGCCAAAGCCACGAAAGACACCCCATTTACCGACACCAGACCGAAGAAAGACAAACGCCGCCCCTGGGACAAGCGGCAGCCTTATCCGGAAGCGGATGTGCAGCTGCTCCTCGCCGCCGCTTCCTTGGAGATGCGAGTGCTCCTGCGGCTCGGGGCTATTGCCGGACTGCGGGCTTCTGAGATCACGAACCTGACCTGGAGCAATGTCGATCTGGACAGCGGCGCCTTGACTGTGGTCAACGGCAAAGGAGGGAAAACCAGGCGGGTGTTGCTACCGACCTCGCTCATCTTGGATTTGCAGGTGCTCAGGGAGCAGCATCCAATTGAGCTTGTCATTGGCCGCACGCCAGAGGCCGCGCGAAGTCGCCTGCGAACCCTGTGTCGTCAAGTAGGCATTCCTTACCTGGGTCTTCACGCGCTCCGGCACACGGCAGGCACACAGCTGGTGCGAGCAGGATTTCAACTTCAAGATGTCGCAGAGCATTTGGGGCACAGCGACGTTCAAACGGCACGCACCTATGGCAAATGGGCAGACGACCGCTTGAGGAAGCACCTGCTTGAGTTATAA
- a CDS encoding HEAT repeat domain-containing protein codes for MAHSFDEAARQRLLCFLQVQLELNPQADPSTFDSAAEEAFDAVQREALEYAKRFDPDQLHAFFCALYQQREDQWLAGQAFSLLAHLPHPGGLTFLAEVLTSQSEEWRCAVCDKLRELPGEASSALLTRVLLSDEDPDVRWSAADALATVGTENALPVLLHVSVHDRGQDYEGFLVADAAHRAFQAVRRRLQDDTNSVDQ; via the coding sequence ATGGCCCACTCTTTTGATGAGGCCGCGCGCCAACGGTTGCTCTGTTTCCTGCAGGTTCAATTGGAACTCAATCCGCAGGCCGACCCATCCACCTTCGATAGCGCAGCTGAAGAGGCCTTTGACGCGGTCCAGCGCGAAGCCCTTGAATACGCTAAACGCTTTGACCCCGACCAGCTGCACGCCTTCTTCTGTGCGCTCTACCAACAGAGAGAGGACCAGTGGTTGGCTGGCCAGGCCTTCAGTCTGCTCGCGCATCTCCCACATCCGGGTGGCCTGACGTTTCTGGCCGAGGTCCTCACCTCTCAGAGTGAGGAGTGGCGCTGCGCCGTCTGCGACAAGCTGAGGGAGCTCCCTGGAGAGGCGTCGAGCGCACTGCTCACTCGGGTGCTGCTAAGTGACGAGGATCCAGATGTTCGTTGGTCGGCGGCAGATGCACTCGCGACGGTGGGCACGGAAAACGCATTACCTGTACTGCTACACGTCAGCGTGCACGATAGGGGTCAGGACTACGAGGGGTTCCTGGTGGCTGACGCGGCGCACCGGGCGTTCCAGGCCGTGCGCCGCAGACTACAGGACGACACCAACAGTGTTGACCAGTAG